The Colletes latitarsis isolate SP2378_abdomen unplaced genomic scaffold, iyColLati1 scaffold0002, whole genome shotgun sequence genome segment ggtatctgcactcgtctgcctcctactttcgcatccctcgcatacttgttggccagatcctggttttttttctggttaggatcacgtattaaactggtaccacactgaaatagtcaattcaacctgggttcgatcaatattttggtggataacccaggtgatgtctgggttcggtctggtatttgcaatcacctgcctcatactttcgcatttttctcattcttgttggccagaacctgggctttttctgatttgaatcacgtagtaatgtggtaccacactgaaactgtcaattaaaccttgttccgattaacattttagagaataacgctggttatgtctgggttagttctggtatttgcaatcatctgcctcgtactttcgcatccttcgcatacttgttggccagatcctgggtttttctctggttgggatcacgtagtaatgtggtaccacacggaaacagtcaattaaacctgattgcgattaatattttagaggataaccccggttatgtctgggttaggtctggtatttgcaatcatctgcctcatactttcgcatttttctcattcttgttggccagatcctgggctttttctgatttgaatcacgtagaaatgtggtaccacactgaaatagtcaataaaacctggtttcgattaatattttagaggataatacctgttaggtctgggttacgtctggtagttgcaataatctgcctcatactttcgcatttttcgcatacttgaatggccagattctgtcgtttttcaggtttggatcacgtagtaaagtggtaccacactgaagcagtcaattaaacctggttgcgattaataatttagaggattacgcagataatgcctgggctaggtctggtatttgcaatcatctgccttatattttcgcatttttcgcatacatgttggccagatcctgggtttctctctggttgggatcacgtagtaatgtggtaccacatggaaacagtcaattaaacctgattgcgattaatattttagaggataaccccggttatgtctgggttaggtctggtatttgcaatcatctgcctcatactttcgcatttttctcattcttgttggccagatcctgggctttttctgatttgaatcacgtagtaatgtggtaccacactgaaatagtcaataaaacctggttccgattaatattttggaggggaacgccggttatgcctgggttaggtatggtatttgccatcacctagctcataatttcgcatttttcgcatacttgaatggccagatcctgggctttctcaggtttggatcacgtggaaatgtggtaccacgccgaagcagtcatttaaacatggttgtgattaatatttcaggggataacaccggttaggtttgtgttaggtctggtatttgcaataatctgcctcatactttcgcatttttcgcatacttgttggtcagatcctgggttttttctggttcggatcacgtagtaatgtggtaccgcaccgaaacagtcatttcaacctggttgcgattaatattttggaggataataccggtaaggtctgggttacgtctggtatttgcaataatctgcctaatactttcgcatttttcgcatacttgaatggccagatcctgtcatttttctggtttggatcacgtagtaaagtggtaacacactgaaacaggcaattaaaccttgttccgattaatattttagtggataacgctgtttatgtctgggttagttatggtacttgcaatcatctggctcatactttcgcatctttcgcataattgttggccagatcctgggttccttctgatttggatcacgtgttaatgtggtaccactctgaaacagtcaattaaacctggttccgattaatacttcattggaaaacgcggttatgtctgggttagttctggtatttgcaatcatctggctcatactttcgcatttttcgcatacttgttggacaggtcctgggtatattctcctttggatcacgtagtaatgtggtaccacaccgaaagagtcaattgaacatgataccgataatattatagaggataacgccggttatttctgggttacgtctgatatttgcaatcatcaggctcgtactttcgcatttttcgcatgcttattggccagatccttggttttgtctggtttggatcacgcagaaatgtggtaccacactgaaggagtcaataaaacctggttccgattaatattttattggataacgccggttatgtctgggtcagttctggtatttgcaatcatctggctcattctttcgcatttttcgaaaacttgttggccagatcctgggcttttcctcatttggatcaggtggtaatgtggcaccacaccgaaagagtcagttaaaccagattcagattaatatcttagagtataacgccggttatgtcttggttagttctggtatttgcaatcatctgtctcatactttcgcatatttcgcatacttgttgaccagatcctggcctatttctggtttggatcacccagtaaagtggtaccacaacgaaacattgaattaaacctggttgcaattaatattttagaggataaggccggttatgtatgggttaggtctggtatttgcctgtaCACTACACTTCATAGTTACCTGAGACACATACACTATACTTACCTACACCGATGCACACAGACATACGACCCAGTGGGCTAGGTGGCCAAGCCAAATAAAcatggatatggacaacaaaagGGATAAAGTTACCGGACCAGGGGTGCTCGGAACCCCAGGTCCCGGCCCGAGTGTTGGTGCGCGGACAGGCCGCACCGGGTCGTTATCCGAATACTGCCTAGCGTCTCTGGCGGATGCCGGGCCAGGACGCGGACTTAAGCTACCGGAGGATTGTAGGACAGGAAAGGGAAACGACAGGCGACTGACACTGGACATAGAAAGGAAGAATGACAGGAACGAGGACGAAGAACGCAAGGACACCAGCGACTCTGTGGAAGAGGTGGAGATTTTTGCTACCCCACAAAGCAGGGTACCCAAAAAAGAGGGAACAATGGACCCCTTCGTTGTCCGCAGCAGGGTGGTAAGGTCTCCAGTACGTAAGGGCTCTGGATCTGGTCACACTGCGCAGAAACCAAGGGACACCAAGTCGGCTAGGGGTCTGGTATACGAAACGGAATCCGAGGGGGAATCGGAGGCGGAAGGAATTCGAGAAGACTCAGGGGGCGGCAGGATTAAGTTGACCATGGCTAATGTATACGCTGGCGTTAAAAAGGTTGGAAAATACATGGCGAATGTAGAAAACATAAGACCCGACATACAGCAATCCATCCTGGATACTTACCTGGAGCTTAAAAATTTAAGAAAGCATCTGAAAGAAAACAGTAATATGAGGAACAGGATGGTGGAGGAGATAGCTGAGATGAGGGAGGAAATAGGAAGGATGAGGAGAAGAGAGATAGAGAGGGAAAAGGAAATGGACGAAATGAAGAAAAGGCAGGAGGACCGTGAAAAGGAATTAGAAGGAATGAAGAGGAGAGAGAAGGATCGAGAAAAGGAGTTGGAAGAAATAAAGAGGACAGAGAAGGAAAGAGAAAGGGAGCTGGATGCCAGGGTGGAAAGAGAAAAGAAGAGGGAGAAGGAGAATAGAGGGGAGATGGAAAAAATGAGAGAGAGGGAGCGAGATAGAGATAGGGAAATACAGGAACTGAGAAGAATTGTGGGAGCAGGATTCCGGGGGGAAGCGGGCACACCGAATGTGCCTAGTAAAAGGAAGATCCGATCGCCCCCGGTGGACGGTCCTGCACAGGAGGCAGTCAGAAAGGTCAGACGGAAGGGGATCGACAAGGAAGGGTCCAAGGATAAGGAAGGGACAGACACGAGTGCTTTGGAGATTAGGAGGGATCAGGATGAAACCCCTAAGGACAAGGATGCAACGATGGGGAAGAATGGGGCCACCAACGACAAAGGAAACGATTGGGGCGCGGTCACGAGGGGTGGAAGGGTAAGAAAAGGAAGTATTGGAGCAGAGGCAGTACGGCAGGAGACACAGGCCCAGGGAGGAAAGGGCGCCAAGGAAGCAGCAGAGAGGGGGGAAAGGAAGAGGCCCAGCGGGAAATCTGAGGTCCCAAGGATTTTAGGTCCGAAAACGGAGGCGATCTGTGTAACCGCAGGAACGAAGACCTACGCGGAGGTCTTCAGGGACATCGCAGGAAAGGCCAGGACGTGCTTGGAGGATATAAGAGGGGTCAGGAGATCCAGGAAAGGAGAGTtaatcgtcgaattttcgaagACGGGGTCTGCGGTAAAGAGTAAAGGGACGATATTAGGAAAACTGGGAGCAGAATACGTAGTAAGGGCCATGGTCCCAAGGGTGGAAGTTGAGATTAGGGACCTTGACCCTATATGTGAGGCTCCGAAAGTGATCGAAGGGTTTTGCAATTCTTACGGGATCGTGGAGAAGAGCGGGATAAGGGTAAAGGCACTCAGGGTTACTTACCTGGGTAACCAAATCGCTGTGCTGGAGATACCTGCGGCGTTGGCCCCTAAGGTTGACAAGAACCGAAAGGCCAAGATTGGGTATACCGTGGTGAGGGTGAGTGTGGTACCTAGGGTCCTAAGGTGCTTTAGGTGCCACGCCTTTGGGCACATGAGTTACGGCTGCACGAAGAAAGACGCGGAAAGGTGTCGGAAATGCGGTGAGGATGGACATGGGATGCGGGATTGCGCGAAGGACCCCTGCTGCGTATTGTGCAGGGAAAAGGGGATCCCGGCAGACAGGAGTCGCCATGTGGCAGGGGCGGTTAGCTGCCTACAATTTATGGAGGCCTTAAGGAGGAATAGGGCAACCGGGGGTAGTTAATACTTACCTTCTTGCGGCTACTTCAGATTAACTTAAACCACTGCAGGCTGGCACAGGACCTGCTCTTAAGGACGGCGGAGGAGCTGAGGGCAGACGTTGTCGCCATAGCGGAACCCTATAGGGTAAGGGCAAACTGGGTCACCGATACCTCCAGCAGGGCGGCGATATGGATCACAGGATTCAATGGAAGGAGACACAAACAGGACAGGATCGACAGAGGGAACGGATTCGTCGCTGTTGAGGTGGAGGGGGAGACGATAGCCAGTTGCTACTACTCCCCCCGCCTCAGCAGCGGCGAATTTGCGGCAGTTCTAGGGGAGGTGGAGGAGGCCAGGAGGATTTGGAACAGGAATCTCGTGGTGATGGGGGACTTTAATGCGAAGTCCCCTGCCTGGGGTGCAAGGACGTTGGATGCTAAGGGCGGCATCCTACTGGCTGCGCTCACTAGGATGGGCCTGGAGGTTGCGGACACGTGTGGCACGCATACATTCGAGAAAGCGGGAAGGATGTCTAAAATAGATATCATTGCCTGTAACAAAAACAAGTTAAAAATACTTACATCGAGCGAAGTCCTCTCAAGATACACGGCGTCAGACCATTTGTACCTGCTACACGTGTTCGCGGGCCGTCGCCGGGTGCGACCGGCGGATCCTGGTGGGTGGAAGGTGTGCACGCTGGACGCACCCAGGATGTTACAGGTGCTGGACATGGAGACCGCGGATCTGGATTTCACGCGGCCTATGGACAGTAGGTCCATCGAAAGGGTTCTCGATGCATTCATTGTAGCATGCGATGCCAGCATGGAGCCCAGAAGGGCGGCCCCCTTTTACAGGGCCACGAAAATCTGGTGGTCTAACGAGATCGCCGAGCTGAGGACGCAAGTAAACGCGTGCCGCAGGCGGTATCAACGGGCGGCGAAGAGGAGGAGCCCTGAGACACCAGCACTCGCTGCGGCCTATAAAAACTGCAGGAAACTGCTGAATAAGGAGATCATTAAAAGCAAGATCAGGGCGTGGCGAGAGCTGTGCGGTTCGGTTGAGAGCGATGTATGGGGACGGCCCTATAAGGCAGTCATGAAGACGGTAAGGCCCAGGAAGGACCCCCCGGAGCTGACCAAAGACAAGATCAGTCAGGTACTGGAAGAGCTGTTCCCAACTGCGGCCGGTCCCAGGGAACAGGGCGTTAATCTAGCCTGGCTCGTAGGGGTCGGTAGGAGGTTGGCAACAGATGAAGAGATTCTGGAGGCAGCTAAAAACGTAAAGTTCGCGAAGGCACCCGGACGAGACCTAATACCTGGGGAGACAGTAAAAATAATAGTAGAAAATAGACTGGAACTAGTTAAGAGCCTCCTCAATGGATGTATTGTGCAAGGGACGGTACCAGCGAGATGGAAAGAGCAGAGGTTAGTACTACTGCACAAGGATGGCAGGGACCCCAACCTTGCGTCGGCATATAGGTCCTTATGCCTAATTAGCCACTGGGCTAAATTGTTTGAATGCGTCCTTAGGCAGCGCATATTGGAAGCCCTGGGCCCTGAGGGGTTGTCCAGACGACAGTTTGGGTTCCGTAAGGGATATAGCACCCTGCAGGCGCTGTCAGAAGTACAGAAAATGGCTGAAGAGGCTAAGAAAAAACGAAATTATTGCTTGTTACTCACCtttgatgtgaagaatgcatttAACACGGTCCCATTCCGCTTGATAATAGAGGAAATGACTAGGAGGGGGTTCCCACCCTACCTTGTCAAGATAATCGACGAGTACCTGAAAGgaagaaaaatttattataaagtaGATGATACCTGGTGCTGGAGATGGATGGATAtgggtgttccgcagggatccGTCATCGGACCGCTTCTTTGGAACATCGCCTATGACGGAGTCCTGAGGGTGAAGCTTCCGAAGGGCTGTGAGAGCATCGGCTTCGCTGACGATCTGGCGTTGGTAGCCATGAGCCCTGACGAGCTGAACCTGAAAAAGAAAACGGAGGTTAGTACAAAAGGGATACTCAAATGGTTTGAGGAGAACGGGCTTAAAATCGCGCCCGAGAAGACGGAACTGATGTTCCTCAACAAGAAGAGGCATAGGGGCCCCGAGTTCGCGATCGACGTCTTACACCAGAGGATCCGTGCAGGGACGGAGGTTAATTATTTGGGTCTCACGTTCGATAAGAGCCAAATATTCAAGAAGCACATTGAGAACGTGACCAGCAAGGGCATCAAGACGATGGCAGCGCTCGGTAGGATTATGCCGAATGTTGGAGGACCGGGGCATAAGACGAGCCTTCTTTTTTATTACGTCCTGGAATCCATCCTGCTGTACGCGGCGCCAATTTGGGCACGATGGACTAGCGTCGGGGCCAACCTGAAAAGGCTTGAAAGCGCGCAGAGTCTAGGATTGATTAGGGTTACCAAGGCGTACCGCACGGTTGCGCGAATCGTCTTACCGGTGATAGCGGGCGTCATTCCGATTGCGCTGAAGATCAAGGAGAGAGGTCGGATCCAGCAGGCAGAAGAGGAGGTAAGGGAGATGCTGGGGGTGGACCATCAGGATCTTCATGCCACCATCCTCGTGGAAAGAAAGAGGGTAAGAGAGGAGACCCTAGAGGAATGGCAGGATGCATGGGATCAGGAAGGAAGGGAGAAACTAACCTATCGTTGGATCCCGAATATTGAGGCATGGCTCAAAAGACCTGTAGGACAGGTGAATTATTATTTGACACAGGCGCTTACAGGACATGGATCCTTTGCCACGTTTAGAAAAAGGATTGGAAAAGCGCAGAGTGAGTTATGCTGGTACGGGTGCGCGGTCGCGGACACGGCAGAGCACACCATCACTCGATGTAAGAAGTGGATGGGACAACGTGAGAGACTCCGTGAAGAACTACAATTAGAAGAGGAAATTAGTATTGAAGATCTGGGTACCAGGATGATTCAAGGACACGATCAATGGAGTGCGATACTGTCGTTCATTACGGAGATCATGATTGGGAAGGCCGGAACGGAAAGAGAGATGGATAGAGAGGCTAGACGTAGACGTACTAGAACATAGAAACAGAGATAGTAGCA includes the following:
- the LOC143350564 gene encoding uncharacterized protein LOC143350564 isoform X2 — protein: MPLLVQLVRAHGYQRQIVSEADALTALRKLHPQDSVIGDVPKKRSDDGSLRNTHIHPSPAPAVSCSFYRPQRVLVSQGSSSSPPVDTACGTRLLASSARRSR
- the LOC143350564 gene encoding uncharacterized protein LOC143350564 isoform X1 — encoded protein: MPLLVQLVRAHGYQRQIVSEADALTALRKLHPQDSVIGDVPKKRSDDGSLRNTHIHPSPAPGIIYFIINFSSFQVLVDYLDKVGWEPPPSHFLYYQAEWDRVKCILHIKAPAGCYIPYGTQTVVWTTPQGPGLPICAA